A stretch of the Porites lutea chromosome 12, jaPorLute2.1, whole genome shotgun sequence genome encodes the following:
- the LOC140953945 gene encoding sulfite oxidase-like — translation MASLVRMSTSCQRVGQLMLLRVPRCSVRMNLRKPIRNMSSTHTTSAAPGSANYSGIGALIGTLTGLALAVNKHKHLQKKAQAKEASSTESKSDGALYSKEEVARHNSYEKGIWVTYKGQVYDITEFIASHPGGPSKIILAAGGALEPFWALYAVHNNQHVLDLLDDYRIGSLAKDGSSSDTSDIKDPYVNDPSRHPALKINTKKPFNAEPPMQLLADNFVTPNDIFFIRNHLPVPDIDANTYELEITGEGVKTIKLSLEELKGKFPKHTVMSTIQCAGSRRSEMNEIKKVKGLDWGAAAISTAEWSGARLIDVLRYAGLDGKGIEHIQFEGADHDITGSTYGASIPVYTALAADRDVLVAYEMNGDPIPRDHGFPVRLVAPGIVGARNVKWLKKIVPSKEECTGHWQKNDYKGFSPCVDWDTVDFTTAPAIQDLPVTSAICEPAEGAVISADDEEISLKGYAWSGGGRGIVRVDVSLDGGKSWHVANLIGDNKIYRAWAWKLWQATLPLPEGKDSLEICVKAIDSSYNSQPDSVAPIWNLRGVLSNAWHRVNVKVKRD, via the exons ATGGCATCACTGGTGCGCATGTCAACCTCATGTCAACGTGTTGGACAACTCATGCTCCTCAGGGTGCCCAG atgttcagTGAGAATGAACTTGAGAAAACCCATAAGGAATATGAGTAGCACGCATACCACATCAGCTGCTCCAGGATCTGCAAACTATTCAGGCATTGGAGCATTGATAGGAACTTTAACAGGACTGGCCCTTGCTGTCAACAAGCATAAG CATCTACAGAAGAAAGCACAAGCCAAAGAAGCAAGCAGTACGGAATCTAAAAGTGATGGTGCTTTATATAGCAAGGAAGAAGTTGCAAGGCACAACTCTTATGAAAAAGGCATCTGGGTAACATACAAAGGCCAAGTGTATGACATCACAGAGTTTATCGCCAGCCATCCAGGGGGGCCAAGCAAGATCATTTTGGCGGCTGGTGGTGCATTGGAGCCTTTCTGGGCTCTGTATGCTGTACACAATAACCAGCATGTTCTAGACTTGTTGGATGATTACAGGATTGGCTCATTAGCGAAAGATGGGAGCTCCAGTGACACGTCTGATATCAAG GATCCATATGTTAATGATCCCTCTCGTCATCCAGCCTTGAAGATCAACACAAAGAAGCCTTTCAACGCAGAGCCACCAATGCAGCTTTTAGCCGACAACTTTGTTACTCCTAATGACATCTTCTTCATTCGAAATCATCTTCCTGTTCCAGACATTGATGCGAACACATACGAGTTGGAGATCACTGGTGAAGGAGTCAAAACAATCAAGCTCTCTCTTGAG GAGCTCAAAGGCAAGTTTCCAAAACACACAGTGATGTCAACTATTCAGTGCGCAGGAAGCAGACGCagtgaaatgaatgaaattaaGAAAGTCAAAGGACTGGACTGGGGGGCAGCTGCTATAAGCACTGCTGAGTGGTCTGGAGCGCGTTTGATAGATGTACTCAG ATACGCTGGCCTCGACGGAAAAGGTATTGAACACATACAGTTTGAGGGTGCTGACCACGACATCACGGGCTCAACATACGGTGCCTCAATCCCAGTCTACACCGCGCTAGCCGCTGACCGAGATGTTCTTGTCGCCTACGAAATGAACGGGGATCCCATTCCGCGGGATCACGGGTTCCCTGTCAGACTTGTTGCTCCAGGAATAGTGGGTGCTCGTAACGTGAAATGGCTGAAGAAAATTGTCCCAAGTAAAGAAGAATGCACCGGCCATTGGCAGAAAAATGATTACAAAGGATTTTCGCCCTGCGTTGATTGGGATACTGTTGATTTCACCACGGCTCCTGCTATTCAAGATCTTCCAGTAACATCGGCAATCTGTGAACCAGCCGAGGGTGCTGTCATCTCCGCAGATGATGAAGAAATATCACTCAAGGGCTACGCGTGGAGCGGAGGTGGGCGGGGCATCGTGCGAGTTGACGTCTCCCTCGACGGCGGCAAATCTTGGCATGTAGCAAACCTCATAGGCGATAATAAGATTTACCGCGCGTGGGCCTGGAAACTATGGCAAGCAACTTTACCATTGCCGGAAGGAAAGGACTCGCTTGAGATTTGTGTCAAAGCCATCGATTCATCGTATAATTCACAGCCTGACAGTGTAGCTCCTATTTGGAACTTGCGTGGTGTACTGTCAAATGCTTGGCACCGCGTTAATGTTAAAGTGAAACGTGATTAG
- the LOC140921256 gene encoding uncharacterized protein isoform X2, with protein sequence MDPRIALSVALSLLFVIAGSWPLETPAENQHQQGAKKDSWYPYPYPPAPPPPPPPPQTPPGPPGPDGPMGMPGPRGPDGPKGPPGPPGLPGPPGIPGYPGSPAGPPGRPGPMGPPGPAGGQGPPGDMGAMGPAGGAGSVGQHLGKRRQSIPKL encoded by the exons ATGGATCCTAGAATAGCTCTGAGTGTCGCTCTCTCCTTGCTGTTTGTAATCGCTGGATCTTGGCCATTAGAAACCCCAGCGGAAAATCAGCATCAACAAG GTGCTAAGAAGGATAGCTGGTATCCTTATCCATATCCACCTGCACCACCTCCTCCACCCCCACCACCTCAAACACCACCGGGTCCCCCCGGACCTGACGGACCAATGGGAATGCCGGGACCACGAGGACCAGACGGTCCCAAAGGCCCCCCGGGGCCCCCAGGACTTCCAGGACCACCCGGAATACCAGGATATCCAGGATCACCCGCTGGACCTCCTGGTAGACCAGGGCCTATGGGACCACCAGGGCCAGCAGGGGGACAAGGACCTCCAGGGGATATGGGTGCTATGGGACCCGCCGGAGGGGCAGGAAGTGTCGGGCAACATTTGGGAAAACGAAGGCAATCAATCCCGAAATTGTAA
- the LOC140921256 gene encoding uncharacterized protein isoform X1 encodes MDPRIALSVALSLLFVIAGSWPLETPAENQHQQGAKKDSWYYYPPAPPPPPPPPPPPPGPPGLDGLMGPQGPRGPDGPKGPPGPPGPPGLPGIPGYPGNPAGPPGRDGPPGPPGPPGGQGPPGDMGQMGAPGGAGGTGVHSQKRELTKYGAITRPA; translated from the exons ATGGATCCTAGAATAGCTCTGAGTGTCGCTCTCTCCTTGCTGTTTGTAATCGCTGGATCTTGGCCATTAGAAACCCCAGCGGAAAATCAGCATCAACAAG GTGCAAAAAAGGATAGTTGGTATTATTACCCACCTGCACCGCCACCACCTCccccaccaccgccaccaccacccgGTCCCCCCGGATTAGATGGACTAATGGGACCACAAGGACCTCGAGGACCGGACGGACCAAAAGGTCCCCCGGGGCCTCCAGGACCTCCTGGACTACCCGGCATTCCAGGATATCCAGGAAATCCTGCCGGACCCCCCGGACGAGATGGGCCACCAGGACCACCCGGACCACCAGGAGGCCAAGGTCCACCCGGAGATATGGGACAGATGGGAGCCCCCGGTGGAGCCGGTGGTACCGGAGTGCACTCGCAAAAGAGAGAATTAACGAAATATGGAGCAATTACAAGACCAGCGTGA